A stretch of Gemmatimonas aurantiaca T-27 DNA encodes these proteins:
- a CDS encoding PLP-dependent transferase: protein MPDTLSRRLADLEGAEAALVLASGMAATTCSILALLRPGDHLLASSRIRQSTRLLLQQELPALGVALSFIDPRDTRGWRRGLERTTRVLLMETPSMEDAQPVDCKPPRMLARELGIALLVDSTAASPVLFRPLEHGADVVIHDAAFLLDGAGGNAVGVVCGSEGVIEEVRAKMLTWGAVPHPAALAQLDRELDTLEVRVLRQSATTSTVAGWATTQAAVSRVDVPAGADPDGHQAGSTTMVLTLDSVARATRCLDVLIGREATPTSAWRGTHATYAVRAEEASAIRLHIGLESPALLTERLAEALA, encoded by the coding sequence GTGCCTGACACCCTGTCGCGTCGTCTCGCCGACCTCGAGGGTGCCGAAGCTGCCCTGGTTCTGGCGAGCGGCATGGCGGCGACGACCTGTTCCATCCTCGCGTTGTTGCGCCCCGGCGATCACCTGCTCGCCAGTAGCCGCATCCGACAGAGCACCCGATTGTTGCTGCAGCAGGAACTTCCTGCCCTGGGCGTGGCGCTCTCGTTCATCGACCCGCGCGACACCCGAGGGTGGCGGCGTGGACTCGAGCGCACCACACGGGTGCTCCTCATGGAGACGCCTTCCATGGAGGACGCGCAGCCGGTGGATTGCAAGCCGCCTCGCATGCTGGCGCGCGAGTTGGGCATTGCCCTGCTCGTCGACAGCACGGCGGCCTCGCCGGTGTTGTTCCGGCCCCTCGAACATGGCGCGGATGTCGTCATTCATGACGCCGCCTTTCTGCTCGATGGCGCCGGTGGCAACGCGGTGGGTGTGGTGTGCGGGTCCGAGGGGGTGATCGAAGAAGTGCGCGCGAAGATGCTGACCTGGGGCGCCGTGCCGCATCCGGCCGCGCTGGCCCAGCTCGATCGGGAACTCGACACCCTCGAAGTGCGCGTCCTTCGACAGAGCGCCACGACATCGACCGTGGCCGGCTGGGCGACAACGCAGGCTGCGGTGTCCCGTGTGGATGTACCGGCTGGTGCCGATCCCGACGGGCACCAGGCTGGCAGCACCACGATGGTGTTGACGCTCGATTCGGTCGCGCGCGCGACCCGCTGTCTGGATGTGCTGATCGGGCGTGAAGCCACCCCGACCTCCGCGTGGCGGGGTACCCATGCCACTTATGCGGTGCGAGCGGAGGAGGCTTCGGCCATCCGATTGCATATCGGACTCGAGTCGCCGGCCCTGCTTACAGAACGTCTCGCCGAGGCATTGGCCTAG
- the ftsE gene encoding cell division ATP-binding protein FtsE: MAESSTSDIVRVMNVSKDYARSGTALRDVSFELRKGEFVFLVGHSGAGKSTLLKLLSMAERPSLGEVRVSGYSSSSITTREIPHLRRRLGIVFQDFRLLPDRTAEQNVAFALEVTGTPHAQIAPKVARLLTQVGLTSRATAYPHELSGGEQQRVAIARALANDPFLLLADEPTGNLDDRATHAIFVLLREINARGTAVLMATHNVGMIQRSNLRFLQLDQGELRFDGTDTARLLADMRGRR, translated from the coding sequence GTGGCTGAATCATCGACGTCGGACATCGTGCGTGTCATGAACGTGTCCAAGGACTATGCACGATCAGGCACCGCCCTGCGCGACGTATCGTTCGAGCTGCGCAAGGGCGAGTTCGTCTTTCTGGTGGGTCACAGTGGCGCCGGCAAGAGCACCCTGCTCAAGCTGCTCTCCATGGCCGAGCGGCCCTCACTGGGTGAGGTGCGGGTCTCGGGATATTCCAGCTCGTCGATCACCACACGAGAGATTCCGCATTTGCGGCGGCGGCTGGGCATCGTCTTTCAGGATTTCCGTCTGCTCCCCGATCGCACTGCCGAGCAGAATGTGGCCTTTGCGCTCGAAGTGACGGGAACACCACATGCGCAGATTGCTCCGAAGGTGGCACGCCTGCTCACGCAGGTCGGGCTGACATCGCGCGCCACGGCGTATCCGCATGAACTCTCGGGCGGTGAACAGCAGCGTGTTGCCATCGCCCGTGCGCTGGCCAACGATCCGTTCCTGCTGCTCGCGGATGAGCCCACGGGCAATCTCGACGACCGTGCCACCCATGCCATCTTCGTGCTGCTTCGGGAGATCAATGCACGCGGCACGGCGGTACTGATGGCGACCCACAATGTGGGCATGATTCAGCGTTCCAATCTGCGCTTCCTTCAACTGGATCAGGGCGAGTTGCGTTTCGATGGCACCGACACGGCTCGTTTGCTGGCGGACATGCGGGGGCGTCGATGA
- a CDS encoding cell division protein FtsX has translation MRLAFREVLLALRRAPLLAMLGVVTIAFSLFAFGLFGLVAINIRSALRGIEDRVEIRAFLVEGTRDAQVEELIRAVVNFPEVADVGYVSPDSALQRARAELDEFRDVMEGTFLPGSVELRLKDGFRDPDRVQQLAHKLETYPVVDEVRYGREWVEKLYRIRNIAGLASTVLGAVFALVSVIIIGSTIRMAILARAREIEIMRLVGATNWFVRMPYLLDGAIKGLLGGGLAVVLAWGTATLVSRNLMATTFFTGEQVMLGIFAGGMLGLVGSWLSVGRHLSQVWRES, from the coding sequence ATGAGGCTCGCCTTCCGGGAGGTGCTGTTGGCCCTTCGCCGCGCCCCGTTGCTGGCGATGCTCGGCGTCGTCACCATCGCGTTCTCGCTGTTTGCCTTCGGACTCTTTGGTCTGGTAGCCATCAACATCCGGTCCGCACTGCGGGGCATCGAGGATCGGGTGGAGATCCGCGCGTTTCTCGTGGAAGGCACACGCGACGCGCAGGTGGAAGAACTCATCCGCGCCGTCGTCAACTTTCCTGAAGTCGCCGACGTGGGGTACGTCTCGCCCGACTCGGCGCTGCAACGCGCCCGCGCAGAGCTCGACGAATTCCGTGACGTCATGGAGGGCACGTTCCTTCCAGGGTCCGTGGAGTTGCGCCTCAAGGATGGCTTCCGGGATCCCGATCGGGTGCAGCAGCTCGCGCACAAACTCGAGACCTATCCGGTGGTCGATGAAGTCCGGTATGGCCGGGAATGGGTGGAGAAACTCTACCGCATCCGCAATATCGCCGGACTGGCGAGCACCGTCCTCGGTGCGGTATTCGCGCTCGTCTCCGTGATCATCATCGGGTCGACCATTCGTATGGCCATCCTCGCCCGGGCTCGGGAAATCGAGATCATGCGATTGGTGGGCGCCACGAACTGGTTCGTGCGGATGCCGTATCTGCTCGATGGTGCGATCAAGGGATTGCTGGGTGGTGGCCTGGCCGTTGTGCTGGCCTGGGGCACTGCGACACTCGTGTCGCGCAACCTGATGGCAACCACCTTCTTCACCGGTGAGCAGGTGATGCTGGGCATCTTCGCCGGTGGCATGCTGGGCCTGGTGGGGAGTTGGCTTTCGGTCGGCCGACACCTGAGCCAGGTGTGGCGCGAGTCCTGA
- a CDS encoding murein hydrolase activator EnvC family protein, producing MRSLAPALAAGAFALLVPLTAVNAQAAGSTQPPQSAEQRLRLQQTELDKLRRERGDLEARMNELQRSARTLTEEVNNLEAQRQTTRRLVEALDRQLGTINEEVTKAGSGLVKAERELGDKRSALQRRMVEIYKRGSLYDVEAMLSAHSFASLVARYKYLHELALRDRNLVRRVEGLRDQIINQRMLLVRLQDDVERNRQEKTREARRLSDLENRRQRNLVAVQKSTAQTRARLQQLARDESRIAGAIAALETARRRAEMAPNARPSAPSSIRTSDLGKLDWPVDGTILYRFGRVVNANNTTTRWNGIGIGANTGSAVKSISAGEVVLADNVGTYGPTVIVQHGGGDYSVYGSLQRIDVRKGQQVTKGQVLGTVGDTDPELPPHLHFEIRPKGRAVDPLEWLRGQR from the coding sequence ATGCGATCGTTGGCGCCTGCACTCGCTGCCGGTGCCTTCGCGTTGCTCGTGCCACTCACGGCCGTCAACGCGCAGGCCGCTGGCAGCACCCAACCGCCTCAGAGCGCCGAACAACGCCTGCGTCTGCAGCAGACGGAACTGGACAAGCTGCGCCGTGAACGCGGTGACCTCGAAGCCCGCATGAACGAGCTGCAGCGTTCCGCGCGCACACTCACCGAAGAAGTGAACAACCTGGAAGCCCAGCGTCAGACCACACGTCGGCTCGTGGAGGCACTGGATCGTCAGCTCGGCACCATCAATGAGGAAGTCACGAAGGCCGGCTCCGGACTCGTGAAGGCCGAAAGAGAGCTCGGCGACAAGCGCTCGGCGCTCCAGCGTCGCATGGTGGAGATTTACAAACGCGGCAGCCTGTACGACGTGGAGGCGATGCTGTCGGCGCACTCCTTCGCGAGTCTGGTGGCGCGCTACAAGTATCTGCACGAGCTTGCCTTGCGGGACCGGAATCTCGTGCGGCGTGTGGAAGGACTGCGCGACCAGATCATCAATCAGCGCATGCTGCTGGTGCGGCTGCAGGATGATGTGGAGCGCAATCGTCAGGAGAAGACGCGGGAAGCGCGCCGTCTCTCCGACCTCGAGAATCGCCGACAGCGCAATCTGGTGGCGGTGCAGAAGTCCACCGCGCAGACCCGCGCACGTCTGCAACAACTGGCGCGCGATGAGTCGCGTATCGCCGGCGCCATCGCGGCACTCGAGACGGCGAGACGGCGCGCCGAGATGGCGCCAAACGCCCGCCCGTCGGCCCCTTCGTCCATTCGCACGTCGGATCTCGGCAAGCTGGATTGGCCGGTGGACGGGACTATCCTGTATCGATTCGGACGTGTGGTGAACGCCAACAACACCACGACGCGCTGGAATGGCATCGGTATTGGTGCCAACACGGGCTCCGCCGTGAAATCCATTTCGGCAGGCGAAGTGGTGTTGGCCGATAACGTCGGCACATACGGACCCACCGTGATCGTGCAGCACGGTGGTGGTGACTACTCCGTGTACGGCTCGCTGCAGCGCATCGATGTTCGTAAGGGACAGCAGGTCACCAAAGGTCAGGTACTCGGCACGGTTGGCGATACCGATCCGGAGCTGCCGCCCCACCTGCATTTCGAGATTCGGCCCAAGGGTCGCGCCGTCGATCCGCTCGAGTGGCTGCGCGGGCAACGGTGA
- a CDS encoding deoxyribonuclease IV yields the protein MSPAAKRAPAGKAPLLDAPIVLDAGDASQDRGPLGAHMSVAGGSWEAAPRAREVSATAMQIFTKQANRWAEREVDAVEATRFREALSATSVRWCCAHDSYLINLASPMPELRERSVLSFRAELRRCHALGLDALVSHPGNFIDDRPSGIARNADGIIEALEAEPGPTRLLMELTAGQGTVLGSTFEEMADLLSRIPSALRGRMGVCLDTAHVWAAGYDLINAYDDMWTRYADTLGFASLGCLHLNDSKARLASHLDRHDLIGEGSIGADVFRRIMTDERLTHVPKVLETPKGDSPAETDARMLHRLRSYAAGL from the coding sequence GTGAGCCCGGCTGCCAAGCGGGCCCCGGCAGGCAAAGCACCGCTGTTGGATGCCCCCATCGTGCTCGACGCGGGCGATGCGAGTCAGGATCGCGGTCCACTCGGTGCGCACATGTCGGTGGCTGGTGGTTCGTGGGAAGCCGCGCCACGCGCCCGTGAAGTGAGCGCGACGGCCATGCAGATCTTCACCAAGCAGGCCAATCGCTGGGCCGAGCGTGAGGTGGACGCTGTTGAGGCGACCCGCTTCCGTGAGGCGCTCAGCGCGACCTCTGTACGATGGTGTTGCGCACACGACTCCTACCTGATCAATCTGGCCTCGCCCATGCCCGAGTTGCGCGAGCGTTCGGTGTTGAGTTTTCGGGCCGAGCTGCGCCGCTGTCATGCGCTGGGCCTCGATGCACTGGTATCGCACCCTGGCAACTTCATCGACGACCGGCCAAGCGGCATCGCCCGCAACGCCGACGGGATTATCGAAGCGCTGGAGGCGGAGCCGGGCCCGACCCGCCTGCTCATGGAGCTCACGGCTGGTCAGGGAACGGTGCTCGGCTCCACCTTCGAAGAAATGGCCGACCTGTTGTCACGGATCCCATCTGCCTTGCGGGGGCGTATGGGTGTGTGTCTCGACACCGCGCACGTATGGGCGGCGGGTTATGACCTGATCAATGCTTACGACGACATGTGGACTCGCTATGCCGACACGCTGGGCTTTGCATCGCTGGGTTGTCTTCACCTCAATGACTCCAAAGCGCGCCTGGCGTCGCACCTCGACCGACACGATCTGATCGGTGAAGGCAGCATTGGTGCGGACGTGTTCCGTCGCATCATGACCGACGAGCGCCTGACGCATGTTCCCAAAGTGCTTGAGACCCCCAAAGGCGACAGTCCTGCCGAGACGGATGCGCGCATGCTGCATCGTCTGCGCTCGTACGCGGCGGGGTTGTAG
- a CDS encoding TonB-dependent receptor, whose product MVRSFFRITEARRVALLRVAVLALGLVLGALSLAAAPLAAQSASVLGVVKDSAGAPLANVQVVASGSNRSALTDERGEFALRGLPSGTYHLDLVRIGYASAHQVVTVASSGSDVRVSIVMHVATVRLSSVNVTATPTGSDPLDVTQATVQLGGKELQRALSTSIGQTLSKEPGMAARFNGPMASTPVIRGLTGERVLVLQDGERTGDLSSAAADHMNAVDPSSAERIEVIRGPASLLYGNNALGGVVNVISNDIPTSIPTKASGYLLGQGESATPGGVGGVGLTLPLGSQFALTARGGLRDFTDTRVGGGAKQLNTSGSTQNFTVGGGYVGTKLSLGGVYRQMNFEYGLPYDAGDDHDHDHDGEEDHEEGHGHGRVRIDGLRRVGSLQGTLNTGVTALPTIKVDQTVQSYRHSEIEESGEVGTRFNLSTQTTNITARTRFGRAAGALGVQGIFRQYAPVGEEAFTPAADNRNLAAFVFQEFPITRNPDADHAPRLQLGARYDRFTIETNPGAEAERFGAPRTRNFDNMAGSIGLSVPVAEGVSLSANASRGFRAPAVEELYADGFHAAVGTYDVGNPDLKAEQSTGLEAGLRAQSSRVFAQFNGYYNRIDGYITPVALATPVVVDGEAVPSVTFAGRDAVLAGVEGQVESKLVHHFVGGLMGDYTRASIRGSDDVLPYIPAGRLGASLRYDNGRVSLGGDVRRVFAQDRVTGDELDVATDAYTLLDLNASWLFTLAGRQVHSVTLRLDNALDEQYRDATSRIKRFAYNPGRNIALVYKVLY is encoded by the coding sequence ATGGTTCGCTCGTTCTTCCGCATCACGGAAGCGCGCCGCGTGGCGCTGCTTCGTGTTGCCGTATTGGCGCTGGGGCTGGTCCTCGGTGCCCTGTCTTTGGCCGCTGCTCCCCTCGCGGCGCAAAGCGCATCGGTGCTGGGGGTCGTCAAGGACTCTGCCGGTGCCCCGCTGGCCAACGTGCAGGTGGTCGCGAGCGGTAGCAATCGCTCGGCACTCACCGACGAACGCGGCGAGTTTGCGCTGCGCGGGCTGCCCTCGGGCACCTATCATCTCGATCTCGTGCGCATCGGCTATGCCAGCGCTCACCAAGTGGTCACGGTCGCGTCCAGCGGCAGCGATGTGCGGGTTTCCATCGTGATGCACGTAGCCACGGTCCGCCTCAGCTCCGTCAATGTGACGGCGACGCCCACCGGCAGCGATCCGCTCGATGTCACCCAGGCCACGGTGCAATTGGGAGGCAAAGAACTGCAGCGCGCCCTCAGCACATCCATCGGTCAGACCTTGTCGAAAGAGCCGGGCATGGCGGCGCGCTTCAATGGTCCCATGGCGTCCACGCCCGTGATTCGCGGTCTCACGGGTGAACGGGTGCTCGTATTGCAGGATGGCGAGCGCACGGGTGACTTGTCGTCCGCCGCGGCCGATCACATGAATGCGGTCGACCCCAGTAGCGCCGAACGCATCGAGGTCATTCGCGGCCCGGCCTCCCTGTTGTACGGCAACAACGCCCTGGGCGGAGTGGTGAACGTCATTTCCAATGACATCCCGACCAGCATCCCCACCAAGGCCTCCGGTTACCTGCTGGGCCAGGGTGAATCCGCCACACCCGGTGGCGTGGGTGGTGTGGGGCTGACGCTCCCCCTCGGGTCGCAGTTTGCGCTCACGGCACGTGGTGGACTGCGCGACTTCACCGATACCCGCGTTGGCGGCGGTGCCAAGCAGCTCAATACCAGCGGCAGCACGCAGAACTTCACGGTGGGTGGTGGTTATGTCGGCACGAAGCTCTCATTGGGCGGCGTGTATCGGCAGATGAATTTCGAGTACGGCCTGCCGTACGATGCCGGCGATGACCACGACCATGATCACGATGGTGAAGAAGACCATGAAGAGGGGCATGGTCACGGCAGGGTGCGCATCGATGGCCTGCGTCGCGTGGGATCCCTGCAGGGGACGCTCAACACCGGCGTGACGGCGCTGCCGACGATCAAGGTCGACCAGACCGTGCAGTCCTATCGTCACTCGGAAATCGAAGAGAGTGGTGAGGTGGGCACACGTTTCAACCTGAGCACGCAGACCACCAACATCACCGCGCGCACCCGCTTCGGCCGTGCGGCGGGTGCCCTCGGCGTGCAGGGCATCTTCCGGCAGTACGCGCCGGTGGGTGAAGAAGCGTTCACGCCGGCGGCGGACAATCGTAATCTCGCGGCGTTCGTGTTCCAGGAGTTTCCGATCACCCGCAACCCCGATGCCGATCATGCGCCGCGGTTGCAGTTGGGTGCGCGCTACGATCGCTTCACCATCGAAACCAACCCGGGGGCCGAGGCAGAGCGGTTCGGTGCACCGCGCACACGGAACTTCGACAACATGGCCGGATCGATCGGTCTGAGCGTACCTGTGGCCGAGGGGGTGTCGCTGTCGGCCAATGCGTCACGTGGTTTCCGTGCCCCGGCGGTGGAAGAGCTCTATGCCGATGGTTTCCATGCTGCGGTGGGTACCTACGATGTAGGCAATCCCGATCTCAAGGCGGAGCAGAGCACTGGCCTCGAAGCAGGCCTGCGTGCGCAGTCGTCGCGTGTGTTCGCGCAGTTCAATGGCTACTACAATCGCATCGATGGCTACATCACGCCGGTTGCCTTGGCCACGCCAGTGGTGGTGGATGGTGAGGCCGTGCCGTCGGTGACGTTCGCGGGGCGGGATGCCGTGCTGGCTGGTGTGGAAGGGCAGGTGGAATCGAAGCTGGTGCATCATTTTGTGGGCGGCCTGATGGGTGACTATACCCGGGCGTCCATCCGTGGCAGCGATGATGTGTTGCCCTACATCCCGGCCGGCCGCCTCGGTGCTTCGTTGCGCTACGACAATGGTCGTGTCTCGCTGGGTGGCGATGTGCGCCGCGTGTTTGCGCAGGACCGTGTGACCGGTGACGAACTCGATGTGGCCACCGACGCCTACACGTTGCTCGATCTGAACGCGAGCTGGCTGTTCACACTGGCCGGTCGGCAGGTGCACTCGGTCACGCTGCGTTTGGACAACGCGCTCGACGAGCAGTATCGCGATGCCACCAGCCGCATCAAGCGGTTCGCCTACAATCCGGGGCGCAACATCGCGTTGGTGTACAAGGTGTTGTACTGA